The Pontibacter sp. SGAir0037 DNA segment ATTCTGGTGGGTAACCTTTCTAATGCACGTGAGCTGGTACGTTGGGCTTATGCCAAAGACAGATCAGTAGGTGATGTATCTCCTGTATTTGAAATCAACGATCAGTATGTAGTAGCAACTCTAACTGGTAAGCGCGAGAAAGGCTATGCTAAAGTAGAAGATGTAAGAGACGAGCTTACTGCTGCTGTGCGTAACGAGCTGAAAGCCCAGCAGATTATAGAAAAGCTTAAAGGCGTAAATGGTTCTTTAGATGAAGTTGCTGCTAAGTTTGGCCCGGATGCCATGATCAGAACAGCTGATAATATTACACTGGCTGCCGGATCTATACCTGGTGTGGGTGTGGAGCCTGTAGCTATAGGCAAAGCATTTGGTCTTAAGCCTGGTGCTCATACTGCGCCTTTCGAAGGCCAGTCCGGTGTGCTGATGGTAGAGCTGACTTCACTCAACAAAGCTCCTGAAGCAACTGATTATTCTGGTATCAGAACTCAGCTAAACAGTGTGCGCAGCTCCAGAGTAGAGAACAATGCGTATGAAGCCCTGAAAGAGAAAGCGGATATCAAAGATAACCGTGTAAGGTTCTTCTAAACCATTAAGAATATTTGTAAAAGGGCCACTTCTCCGGGAGTGGCCCTTTTTATTTAAAGCTTCTTTTGTTAATTTATATAATTGTAAACTTCTGCCTGTATTCCTGAGCCTTTGCAGCAAAATTATTTATATCAACTTTGGGCGGCTTAACGTTGTATATGGTACATATGCCTATCAGAATCATCTTCTTAATAGTATTCGTTGCACTAACGGCTCTTACTACTGCCAGCGCCCAAACACAGGACCTGGAGCTGGCGAGAGAATACCTGCACCAAAACGACTATCAGAAAGCAGAAGCTATTTACAGTAAGCTTATAAACGATCGCCGGTACTTTAGTGCAGTATACCCTGATTATTTAAAAACTCTTCTGGCACAACGGAATTACAAGGAGGCTGAGAAGCTTGTAAAGCGAAGTATAAAGGATTATCCGGACGCTACAAATTACCAGGTTGATCTGGGTAGGGTGTATCAGGCGGCAGGAGACAAGGCCGGAGCCGAAAAGTATTTTGATAAATTGATTTCACAGGCCTCTGCTGGTACTGTGCTTCATCTGGCAAGTGTATTTATTCAGAACGAGCTGTATGAGTATGCTGAAAAATCGTATCTGAAAGGCCGTGAATTAAGTAAGCAGCCGCTGGAGTATAACCGGCAGCTGATTGCCCTTTATACGTATCAGCAGAAGCCTGATAAACTGATAGGAGAGGCCTTAAAGCTTTTGGAGGAGCGCGAAGAAGAACTGCCTTATGTGCAGAATATGCTGCAAAATGCCTTGCGCGAAGAAAAGGCGATGGATGCCCTGGAGAAAGAACTAATTGTAAGAGTACAGCAACAGCCAGACAAACTTGCTTTTAACGAGCTGCTGATCTGGCTTTTTATTCAGCGCAAAGACTTTTACGGAGCTCTGATACAGGCTCGTTCTGTAGATAAACGTACCCGGAGCGGCGGTAGCCGTGTGATGGAGCTGGGTGCCATAAGTGCTAAAAACGGCGATTACCAGGGGGCTATAGAGGCTTATGAATACATCGTGAACGAGTATCCGAGCGGCCCTTTTTACCTGGTTGCCCGCCAGCGCCTGATTAATGCGCGTGAGGAACAGGTGCAGCACACGTTTCCGGTAGATCTGGATAAAATACGCGCTCTTATTGCTGATTATGAAGTTCTGCTGAACGAGGTAGGCCGTACAGCACAAACAGCTGAGGCACTGCAGCACATGGCGAATCTTTATGCTTTTTATCTCGATGAGAAAGACAAAGCTGTAAACCTGCTGCAGGAAGCCATTGCCATGCCTCGCGCCAATGCAAACCTGGTGGCAGAGAGCAAACTTACCTTAGGCGATATTTACCTGCTTAAGAATGAACCTTGGGAGTCTACACTGCTATACTCACAGGTAGAAAAATCCCACAAAGAAACACCTATTGGGCACGATGCCAAATTAAGAAACGCACGGCTGAATTATTTTAAAGGCGATTTTGAACTGGCACAAGCTCATCTGGATATCCTAAAGCTGGCCACAAGCCGTGAAATTGCAAATGATGCGATGGAGCTAAGCCTGCTGATCACAGATAACACCGGACTAGACACTTCTTCAACAGCGATGGAAGAGTATGCGGCTATTGAGCTCCTGGTTTTCCAGAACAAGCTTCAGGAGGCAATCAACAGCTTAGACGGCATGCTTCAAAAATATCCCGGGCATAGCCTCACAGATGAAATTTATTACCAGAAGGCAGTTATTTATGAACGTATAGGCGCTTTTAATAAGGCGGTGGCCAACCTGGAGAAAGTTGTAAGCGCCCCTGTAGATATTCTGAGCGACGATGCCCTTTTTAAAATGGCCTTTATTTACGAAGAGAACCTGAAAGATGCTGAAAAGGCGATGCAACTATACAATGACCTGCTGGTAAAGCACCAGGGAAGCATATTCGTAGCAGAGGCACGTAAACGGTTCCGTAAGCTTCGTGGCGATGCCCCTAATTAGAACAAGCGTTGCTTACGAGAAGAAAATAAACAGAATCAGCAGAAATATAAGAAAGAAGCCATACATCAGCAGGTCCAGCGAATAATCTTTATACTTCTCATAAAACTCTTTTAATCTTTTCATTGTGATAGGCTTAGCGAAAGCAAAAGTACAAAAATTAGCTGGAAGTATGTTCCGGCCTGTTTTTACTGCCCGAAAGTCTTTCAGAATTGGTTACCTTTGTATAATTATTTAAGTGAAGTATAGAGATTTTATGGAGAAACGGTGGGTATACAAGCAGGAAGCGCCAGAGCATGTCGTAAAGCACCTAGCCGATGAACTTAAAATAAGCCCCACCCTGACCGGTATACTTTGCCAGCGCGATATCTGCACCTTTCAGGAGGCAAAAGCTTTCTTCCGGCCTTCTTTTGATGCCTTACATGACCCTTTCCTGATGAAAGGAATGGACCATGCGGTAAGGCGCCTGACAGAGGCTGTACATCATTCAGAGAAAATACTGGTGTATGGCGACTATGATGTAGACGGTACTACTTCTGTGGCTCTTATGTACAGCTTTTTGCGCCAGTACACCCACCAGGTAGATTTTTATATTCCGGATCGGTATAAAGAAGGCTATGGTGTCTCGCAACAAGGCATAGAATGGGCTGCGGAGAATAATTTCGGACTGATCATCAGCCTCGATTGTGGTATAAAGTCTGCGGATAAAGTAGCTTTAGCGGCCAGCTTAGGCATAGATTTTATTATTTGCGACCACCACTTGCCCGATGAGGATGTGCCGCAGGCAATTGCCGTGCTCGACCCAAAGCAGGTAGATTGCCCTTACCCTTATAAAGAACTGTCAGGCTGTGGTGTGGGGTTTAAGCTGGCGCAGGCGTTCTGCCTTCAGAATAATATAGATGTACAGTCACTGCATCAGTTGCTCGATCTGCTTGTAATCAGTATTGCTTCTGATATTGTTCCTATAACCGGTGAAAACCGCATTCTGGCTTACTACGGCCTTCAGTATCTGAACAGCCAGCAACCTATGAGACCTGGTTTAGAGGCTTTAAAAGAGCTGGCTGGCATTACTGGTGAGATGGATATAACCAACATTGTGTTTGGGTTTGCGCCACGCATAAATGCAGCTGGTCGTATGGGCGATGCCAAGCGTTCTGTTAGTATGCTGCTGGCCCAGACCAAGGAGCAGGCTATTCAGATGGCAGACATCATTAACGAATCTAATAAGGAACGCCGAAGCAAGGATACAAATATCACCAAGGAGGCTTTGCAGATGATCGAAGAAGACGATTTTCTGAGAAATGCGAACTCTACGGTCTTGTATAAGGAATCCTGGCATAAAGGTGTAATTGGTATCGTCGCCTCGCGTTGTATAGAAAAGTACTACAGGCCAACAATCATCCTGACACATTCCAATGGGAAAGCGGCAGGTTCTGCCAGGTCGGTACATGGCTTTAATGTGCATCGTGCCATAGAAAGCTGCTCTGATCTTTTAGATCAGTTTGGAGGACACATGTATGCTGCTGGCCTTACATTGCCTATAGAGAACATAGAGGCCTTCAGAGAACGTTTCGAGCAGGTCGTAGCCGATACCATCACAGCAGAGCAGAAGATTCCTCAGATCGAAGTGGATGCCCCTCTTAGCCTGAACCAGATTACCCGTAACTTTTACAACATTGTGCGGCAGATGGAGCCGTTTGGTCCTGGTAACATGCGTCCTGTATTTGTGTCGGAGTGCGTGTTCGATACAGGTTCTTTGCGGGTAGTAGGAGATTCCCACCTGAAGCTGCGCCTTACCCAGGATGGCTTTCCAGGCAGCCTGGATGCGATAGGCTTCGGCTTTAGCGACTATTATAAACCTATTTCAAAAGGAATTCCTTTTGATGTATGCTATACCATAGAAGAAAATATATTTCGTGGCATCGCCACCTTACAACTTAACATAAAAGACATCAGGATAAAGTAAAAAGAGCTTTATCCTGATGTCTTTTATGTTAAGGCCCTGGCCTACTTTAGGAGATTGACCCTTTAGCCAGCTACGGCAAAGGCTGTATGTGCTTAAACTGCATCAGAGGATTTTCATTAGCCTGCACAAATTCCGGCAGGCACATCAGGTGGAGCGTGTCCCAGTCGCCAACAAAGAAATTCATGTCTACAGCAGCGCTGATGCCTGGTATGTTGCCTCTGTCGGAGTATTGCCAGAATAACCACCTGTCGGTGTGGTGTACATCGGGTTCTGCTGTATTATAGCGGGCTATCCAGAAATGGTACTCCTGAAAGTGCCCCTGCAGCCAGCGGCGGTAATAAGTCTGGTTAGTATAAATAATAGGTTTGATGCCGTAGTGTTCTGTAATACCTTCTAACCAGGTGCGGATATTTTGGCGCAGTTCTTCACCGCTCATATTGGCAGCAGCTACCTCAATATCCAGTACAGGCGGCAGATCACCTGGTTCTAATCGTACAGTGGCTTTAAAATTATCAATCTGGCCTTGAATAGGAGCTGTAGGAATAAAAAAATGATAAGCACCTCGTTTAATGCCTACCCGCTTTGTTTCTTCCCAGTTCCTGTAAAAGTAAGGGTCCTGCCTGAAATCGCTCTGTGTGGCTTTTACAAAGGCGAAACTTACTTCGGCCTCTTTTACCAAGGGCCAGTCTACTTCTTTTTGCCACCTCGAAACATCTATCCCTTTTAGACTTGAAGACGTAATAAAATTATTGGTGCTGCTTATAGCGGCAGTGTTGTTAGAAGTAGTAGTATTAGTTTTTTCGGTGCCTTCTAAAGAAGCACCGGTTATGCTGGCGTAAAGTAACAAGCCAGAAAAAATCAGTTTCTGCGGAACGGAAGTAAATAAAGCAACAAACATGTTCAGTATCATAAAAGGCCTTACAAGCTACAAGCCGATCGGCATAAAAGCAAGTACATAAAGCCAGATAATAGATTAATATTTCAAAAATAAATCATTTATTGCCTTCACTAACCAGATGGCATGGTTATAGCGGCTTATGCCGTGGTACGCTCGTTGCAGGGTGTACCTTTAATGCTTAAATTAGCCCGATGATACTGCGAGCAGACAACTTATTTAAAAAATATAAATCGCGCATGGTCGTAAACGACGTGAGCGTGGAAGTAAACCAGGGGGAGATTGTTGGATTGCTGGGCCCTAACGGAGCTGGTAAAACAACATCCTTTTACATGATTGTGGGCCTGGTAAAGCCAAACAAGGGGAAAATTTACCTGGATAAAGAAGACATTACCGATCTGCCGATGTACAAGCGTGCCAAACGCGGAGTAGGCTACCTGGCCCAGGAAGCCTCGGTTTTCAGGCAGCTAACGGTAGAAGAGAATATCATGGCTGTATTGGAAATGACCGATAGGCCAAAGCAGGAGCAGCGTGACAAAGTAGAGGAACTGCTGGAGGAGTTTTCTCTCACGCATGTGCGCAAAAACAAGGGCATTGTGCTATCGGGAGGGGAGCGCCGCCGGACAGAGATTGCCCGTGCACTGGCAGTAGATCCTAAGTTTGTTTTGCTGGATGAGCCTTTTGCCGGTGTAGACCCAATTGCAGTAGAAGAAATCCAGAGTATAGTAGCCAAACTGAAAAGCAAGAACATTGGCATCCTTATTACCGACCATAACGTAAACGAAACCCTTTCTA contains these protein-coding regions:
- a CDS encoding glycoside hydrolase family 25 protein, whose product is MILNMFVALFTSVPQKLIFSGLLLYASITGASLEGTEKTNTTTSNNTAAISSTNNFITSSSLKGIDVSRWQKEVDWPLVKEAEVSFAFVKATQSDFRQDPYFYRNWEETKRVGIKRGAYHFFIPTAPIQGQIDNFKATVRLEPGDLPPVLDIEVAAANMSGEELRQNIRTWLEGITEHYGIKPIIYTNQTYYRRWLQGHFQEYHFWIARYNTAEPDVHHTDRWLFWQYSDRGNIPGISAAVDMNFFVGDWDTLHLMCLPEFVQANENPLMQFKHIQPLP
- the lptB gene encoding LPS export ABC transporter ATP-binding protein, with protein sequence MILRADNLFKKYKSRMVVNDVSVEVNQGEIVGLLGPNGAGKTTSFYMIVGLVKPNKGKIYLDKEDITDLPMYKRAKRGVGYLAQEASVFRQLTVEENIMAVLEMTDRPKQEQRDKVEELLEEFSLTHVRKNKGIVLSGGERRRTEIARALAVDPKFVLLDEPFAGVDPIAVEEIQSIVAKLKSKNIGILITDHNVNETLSITDRAYLLFEGKILKSGTAEDLAADEQVRRVYLGKHFELKRKI
- the recJ gene encoding single-stranded-DNA-specific exonuclease RecJ codes for the protein MEKRWVYKQEAPEHVVKHLADELKISPTLTGILCQRDICTFQEAKAFFRPSFDALHDPFLMKGMDHAVRRLTEAVHHSEKILVYGDYDVDGTTSVALMYSFLRQYTHQVDFYIPDRYKEGYGVSQQGIEWAAENNFGLIISLDCGIKSADKVALAASLGIDFIICDHHLPDEDVPQAIAVLDPKQVDCPYPYKELSGCGVGFKLAQAFCLQNNIDVQSLHQLLDLLVISIASDIVPITGENRILAYYGLQYLNSQQPMRPGLEALKELAGITGEMDITNIVFGFAPRINAAGRMGDAKRSVSMLLAQTKEQAIQMADIINESNKERRSKDTNITKEALQMIEEDDFLRNANSTVLYKESWHKGVIGIVASRCIEKYYRPTIILTHSNGKAAGSARSVHGFNVHRAIESCSDLLDQFGGHMYAAGLTLPIENIEAFRERFEQVVADTITAEQKIPQIEVDAPLSLNQITRNFYNIVRQMEPFGPGNMRPVFVSECVFDTGSLRVVGDSHLKLRLTQDGFPGSLDAIGFGFSDYYKPISKGIPFDVCYTIEENIFRGIATLQLNIKDIRIK
- a CDS encoding tetratricopeptide repeat protein, with product MPIRIIFLIVFVALTALTTASAQTQDLELAREYLHQNDYQKAEAIYSKLINDRRYFSAVYPDYLKTLLAQRNYKEAEKLVKRSIKDYPDATNYQVDLGRVYQAAGDKAGAEKYFDKLISQASAGTVLHLASVFIQNELYEYAEKSYLKGRELSKQPLEYNRQLIALYTYQQKPDKLIGEALKLLEEREEELPYVQNMLQNALREEKAMDALEKELIVRVQQQPDKLAFNELLIWLFIQRKDFYGALIQARSVDKRTRSGGSRVMELGAISAKNGDYQGAIEAYEYIVNEYPSGPFYLVARQRLINAREEQVQHTFPVDLDKIRALIADYEVLLNEVGRTAQTAEALQHMANLYAFYLDEKDKAVNLLQEAIAMPRANANLVAESKLTLGDIYLLKNEPWESTLLYSQVEKSHKETPIGHDAKLRNARLNYFKGDFELAQAHLDILKLATSREIANDAMELSLLITDNTGLDTSSTAMEEYAAIELLVFQNKLQEAINSLDGMLQKYPGHSLTDEIYYQKAVIYERIGAFNKAVANLEKVVSAPVDILSDDALFKMAFIYEENLKDAEKAMQLYNDLLVKHQGSIFVAEARKRFRKLRGDAPN